ATCCCGCCCGCTTCGACCGCTCCGGCCCACACAGCGGAGTCCAGCTCCGCACACGCCGTCCAACCTTCGGTCGGCCTCCCCGCCACGTCCCCCATGGAGAGGTACATCCGCATGACCGTCACCACCCGGACCAGCAGCAGCCGCATCGCCCGATTCCGTAAGTTCTCCGTCGTCGGCATAGCCACAGCCGGTGCCGCGGCAGCGGTTCTCACGCTGGCACCTTCGCCCGCCCAGGCCGCCGAACTGACGTCGGCGACCGCCTCGGCGACCAAGATCTCGGCGGCCGACGCCCCGGCGGCCAAGACTGCGGCGAAGGCCAAGAAGGCCAAGAAGACCTACCCCAACAACCTCGACGGCTGGATCAAGGAGTCGCTGGCCATCATGAAGGCCAAGGGCATCCCCGGCAGCTACGAGGGCCTGCACCGCAACATCATGCGCGAGTCCGGCGGTAACCCGAACGCCGAGAACGGCTGGGACGTCAACGCGCAGAACGGCACGCCGTCCAAGGGCCTGCTCCAGGTCATTCAGCCGACCTTCGATGCTTACCACGTCGCGGGCACCCCGAACGACCTGACCGACCCGGTCGCCAACATCACCGCGGCCGCCAACTACGCCGCCGACAAGTACGGCTCCATCGACAACGTCGACTCCGCGTACTGAGCCACCGGAGGACGGACACCGACCCGCACGATCAACGCCGACTCCGGCCTCGCGTCCGCGAAGAAGCCGCTGGGCCTGGCCCGGGCCTCAAGGGCATCAGCCCCGCCCGCATGAACCTGGTCACGATGGCGGTCACGTACGACACCCGGAACCCGGGACGGGTCCCCCCTCCCGATGAGGCTGCCCACCAGGTGTGGGACGCGCTGCGCGTCGACCGCCCCATCCCGAAGTCCGCGGCGAAGAATTCGGTGGGCGACGAGGGGACTCGCCGGTGACCGCCAGCACCATTGGGCGGCCGTCAGACCTTGATGACCGTCACGCGGCTCCCGCACAAAGCGGCGAGGTCCTCGGGATCCGAGGTAAGCGCGGTGACGGGACCAGGCGCCGCGAGTGCGGTGGCGCAGAGCATGGCGTCGATGGCGTACTTGTGCCCGTGCAGGCCGGCATCGGCGAGCAGGGCCGCCGAGTGGCGGGCGATGGGTTCTGTGAGCGGCTCGACGGCGATGCGGGACAGCGTCCATTCGAGAGCCGGGCGTTTGATCCTTGGGTGCACCACTTCGACCAGGGTGGCCGCGCTGGTGATCACTCGCATGTCGTCCGCACGCGCCAGGGCGAGCCATCCGGCGACGTCGCGATCGCGCAGCACGGCCTTGGCCAGCCCTTCGCTGTCGAGGACCAGAGTTCCGCCCGGCACGGCGGGGGAGCGATTCATGCGGCGTCCGCTCCGCTGGAACGCTGCTGCTCACGGGCGCGCTGCAGCAGATCACGCTTGGCCTGGATCTCTGCCTCGGTGATCGGCCCGTGCTCGGCTTCGGCGACTGCGATGAGCTCGTTGAGGTTGTCCCGCTCGATCTGACGGGCGACGGCCGCAGCGACGTAGGCGGACAGGCCGGAGGGTCCGCTGCGGGCTCGGGCTGCTTCCGCGATGTCGCGGGGCATCGTGATCGAGTACTTCTGGGTAGGCTCACTCATGCTCTCTATGCTACCGCTCATGCCCCGCATGATGGCGAAACCTCGTCGGATGCCGCCGGCCTGCGCCAGTGATCCCGACGTGCGCCCTTGCAGCGTGCCTGACGGTGAGTCACTGTCGGATTTTGCAGCTGCCTCTGACCGGACCACGTGTGCGAGGGGGAACGTGATGGGTGAACCGAACGCAGGATCGTCCTGGTCGCTCAGCGTCTTCGGCGAGTTGACCGCGCCGCTGTCGAGGCTGATACCTGCGTGCATCGTCCGAGCCCACGAGCGGGCACAAGATGGCCATCAGGGAGTGCGCACGCAGACGCTGGAGGCATACGGACACGGTCTCCATGCATGCCAGTACGAAGAGCTGGCGACAGGCTTGGCCGACCTGCCGGGCGCCGTTCCTGTGCGTCTCCAGGCCCGAACTGTCATGGTGGTCGCCGGCCAGGTCCTCTACCCGATCCGCTATGCGAAGCGGGACGTCCCGGTGACCGTGGCTCGGCTTCGTCGCGCAGTCGGCCTCCGCGCCGACCTGATCCGGCGACACGGACCGGAGCCCATGCAGGGAGAGTTGGATCTGGGGCTGGAGGAACTGCAAGAGCAGGAGTTCCACAACGACCTGAACCAGCTCGACCCAAACGCGGGCCTGGTGCTCTTGGCCTACGCGTGCGCAATGGAAAAGGGTGTCATGCGACTTGAGTGGGGAGACGCCGAACTGCGTCGTGGCGACCGCCATCTGCTGTGGCACCACCACGAAGGGCTGGACCTACCCGGCAAACGGCAGTCCGCGTGACCTCGAAGTACGGAGACACGATGACGGACCCGGACAACGGCGACGACGCCTATCGGGTTCTCAAAGAAAGGCTCTGACCTGCATTTCTGCTGGTCAGAGCCTTGATCCGGAAGTGCCCCCGGCAGGATTCGAACCTGCGCACCCGGCTCCGGAGGCCGATGCTCTATCCCCTGAGCTACGGGGGCGTATCGCCCTGTTGCGCGGCGACGAACAGAACACTACCAGCTCCCACAGGGCTCCCGTGAACAGGTATTTCGGTGTCCCGCCCCAGCCTCCCGGCCGGCCTCCCCCCGCCTCCTCAGGTCGCCCGCACGGGGTGGAAGTGGGCAAAACCCGGACGCAGCCCTGCCCGCCGACCTACTCTCGAGTGGTGTCAGGCGCGTCCGGCCGAGTGCTCGTTGTCGACGACAACCGGGTCATTCGGCAGCT
The Streptomyces lunaelactis genome window above contains:
- a CDS encoding type II toxin-antitoxin system VapC family toxin — translated: MNRSPAVPGGTLVLDSEGLAKAVLRDRDVAGWLALARADDMRVITSAATLVEVVHPRIKRPALEWTLSRIAVEPLTEPIARHSAALLADAGLHGHKYAIDAMLCATALAAPGPVTALTSDPEDLAALCGSRVTVIKV
- a CDS encoding transglycosylase SLT domain-containing protein gives rise to the protein MTVTTRTSSSRIARFRKFSVVGIATAGAAAAVLTLAPSPAQAAELTSATASATKISAADAPAAKTAAKAKKAKKTYPNNLDGWIKESLAIMKAKGIPGSYEGLHRNIMRESGGNPNAENGWDVNAQNGTPSKGLLQVIQPTFDAYHVAGTPNDLTDPVANITAAANYAADKYGSIDNVDSAY
- a CDS encoding CopG family transcriptional regulator, with translation MSEPTQKYSITMPRDIAEAARARSGPSGLSAYVAAAVARQIERDNLNELIAVAEAEHGPITEAEIQAKRDLLQRAREQQRSSGADAA